The following proteins come from a genomic window of Triticum aestivum cultivar Chinese Spring chromosome 6A, IWGSC CS RefSeq v2.1, whole genome shotgun sequence:
- the LOC123131060 gene encoding ethylene-responsive transcription factor ERF014: protein MVKSAQQQVALGGDGGNAAAARQGGGGGGRQQQQQQYKGVRMRSWGSWVSEIRAPNQKTRIWLGSYSTAEAAARAYDAALLCLRGSAADLNFPVHLPFHVPAAAMSPKSIQRVAAAAAATAGSPLQPPHTMASSASWPGAAPPCGYGDNAPSFGSPEDQSARHSNADDDETMAHGDDGVDYDALADIDAFFQSPKCMDYATMMDPCSTFFAPAPMAPVEWEEEGEISLWSFSSYN, encoded by the coding sequence ATGGTGAAGAGCGCGCAGCAGCAGGTGGCgcttggcggcgacggcggcaatgcggcggcggcgaggcagggcggcggcggcggcgggaggcagcagcagcagcagcagtacaaGGGCGTGCGGATGCGGAGCTGGGGGTCGTGGGTGTCGGAGATCCGGGCGCCCAACCAGAAGACGCGCATATGGCTCGGCTCCTACTCCACCGCCGAGGCCGCCGCGCGCGCCTACGACGCCGCGCTGCTCTGCCTCCGGGGCTCCGCCGCCGACCTCAACTTCCCCGTCCACCTCCCCTTCCAcgtccccgccgccgccatgtcgcccaagtccatccaacgcgtcgccgccgccgccgccgccaccgccggcagcCCCCTGCAGCCTCCCCACACCATGGCCTCCTCTGCCTCCtggcccggcgccgccccgccgtgcGGCTACGGCGACAACGCGCCGTCCTTCGGCTCCCCGGAGGACCAGTCCGCCCGCCACAGCAACGCCGACGACGACGAGACCATGGCGCACGGCGACGACGGCGTGGACTACGACGCGCTGGCGGACATCGACGCCTTCTTCCAGTCGCCCAAGTGCATGGACTACGCCACGATGATGGACCCGTGCAGCACCTTCTTCGCGCCGGCGCCCATGGCGCCCGTCGAGTGGGAGGAGGAAGGCGAGATCAGCCTCTGGAGCTTCTCCTCCTACAACTGA